Proteins encoded within one genomic window of Arachis ipaensis cultivar K30076 chromosome B08, Araip1.1, whole genome shotgun sequence:
- the LOC107612910 gene encoding uncharacterized protein LOC107612910, producing the protein MHKTTNPCGHPPPPHPTSPLKYDVVSFPTLQPYNHHNRHDRRHRCSWTAAISQRFMVTAAVSAAASSWLHNRRIRYLFLLLCSPLLLVLLCAVLPFLCAAELCLRRRLWRKLIRDEEEGRCGCGCEEEEEEEKGLLHRYLEDQLLLVRSMYDCGDIGEVEEEEGEEDPRRVVDVENLSSCRIPLLR; encoded by the coding sequence ATGCATAAAACCACCAACCCATGTGGACATCCACCACCACCGCATCCAACATCTCCCCTTAAATACGACGTCGTTTCCTTCCCCACCCTTCAACCCTATAATCATCATAACCGTCATGATCGTCGCCACCGCTGCTCCTGGACTGCCGCGATTTCCCAGCGGTTCATGGTGACCGCTGCCGTATCAGCCGCTGCATCCTCCTGGCTCCACAACAGGCGGATCCGGTACCTCTTCCTCCTGCTCTGCTCGCCACTCCTCCTCGTCCTCCTCTGCGCCGTCCTCCCGTTTCTATGTGCCGCCGAGCTCTGCCTCCGCCGTCGCCTGTGGCGGAAGCTAATCCGCGACGAAGAGGAAGGGAGATGCGGTTGCGGCtgcgaagaggaagaagaagaagaaaaagggctTCTTCATAGGTACCTGGAGGATCAGCTTCTTTTGGTTCGATCTATGTACGATTGCGGTGACATTGGAGAAGTTGAGGaggaagaaggcgaagaagatcCTAGAAGGGTTGTAGATGTTGAAAACCTTAGTAGTTGTAGGATTCCTCTATTGAGATGA
- the LOC107612909 gene encoding CRM-domain containing factor CFM3A, chloroplastic/mitochondrial isoform X1, with protein MALVPTCNLHHFFDSFNTTPKLHTLCFFRYSSYSFSSIHCSDKLTFCSTRNWVLCHSINGTIPSRNSSLFGVKNNIIFQCKGLCSDSWLKHWNEPSKYTRPKQPCALLDYQGSGNGHSSKSGFVSSDDDYDYDDRGGDGSSGGSTMDKIVGKLKKFGYVDDDKIEKQDRREERVIKKGSVEDIFYVEEGLLPNTRGRFSPESPFGIGNFVSDREVRFPWEKPMDKEKEEEEEERYNRRRESKTSLAELTLPESELRRLRHLTFEKKHKTRVGGGGVTQGLVDKIHERWKDSEIVRLKFEGEAALNMKRMHELLERKTGGLVVWRSGNSVSLYRGVSYEAPSIQQNKWIYRKRGSSSVQQNKQIYGKSENSFKSLPAPPHRSLEKHSDIASNFGTISHLEKMEATDDQKEKNLLPEVTYEDEVGKFLDTLGPRYTDWPGSELLPVDADMLPETVPGYEPPFRVLPFGVRPSLGQTEATSLRRIARTLPPHFALGRNRQLQGLATAMIKLWEKSSIAKVALKRGVPLTTSERMAEDIKKLTGGVLLSRNKYFLVFYRGKNFLSAKVTQALKERERMAKAMQDEEEQARLRASSLILPTINNSEISAEAGTLGETLDADAKWRKTLDEHHKQKIMREVELRRHTKVVNKLERNLFLAERKVMRAERALMKVESSLMPSEPKSDPESITDEERFMFRKLGLRMKAFLLLGRRGVFDGTIENMHLHWKYRELVKIIVKAKTFDQVKKVALALEAESGGILVSVDKVSKGYAIVVYRGKDYQRPLTLRPKNLLTKRKALARSIELQRREALLKHISNLQKKVEKIRSEIKQVETVKDHGDEELYDKLESAYASNDDDSEVEDGEEGDEAYLETYNSESDGEDNESDNNLYTSTEKFASQS; from the exons ATGGCTCTTGTTCCCACTTGCAATCTTCACCATTTCTTTGATTCCTTCAACACTACCCCCAAGCTCCACACTCTTTGCTTCTTCAGGTActcttcttattctttttcttcaattcacTGCTCTGATAAGCTCACTTTCTGCTCAACACGGAACTGGGTCTTGTGCCATTCAATTAATGGAACAATACCCTCTAGGAATTCTAGTCTTTTTGGCgtgaaaaataatataatatttcaaTGTAAGGGTTTGTGTAGTGATAGTTGGTTGAAACATTGGAACGAGCCTAGCAAGTACACTCGTCCAAAACAGCCATGTGCTCTTTTGGATTATCAAGGTTCTGGAAATGGGCATTCATCAAAATCTGGTTTTGTGAGTtctgatgatgattatgattatgatgatAGAGGAGGTGATGGAAGCAGTGGTGGTAGTACTATGGATAAGATTGTGGGGAAATTGAAGAAATTTGGGTATGTTGATGATGATAAGATTGAGAAGCAAGATAGAAGGGAGGAGAGGGTAATAAAAAAAGGATCTGTGGAGGATATATTTTACGTGGAGGAAGGGCTATTGCCCAATACACGAGGCAGGTTTTCACCAGAGTCTCCATTTGGAATTGGAAACTTTGTGAGTGATAGGGAGGTGAGGTTTCCATGGGAGAAGCCAATGgataaagagaaagaagaagaagaagaagagaggtatAATCGAAGGAGGGAAAGTAAAACTTCTCTTGCAGAACTGACTCTTCCAGAGTCGGAATTGAGGAGGCTGAGGCACTTGACTTTCGAGAAGAAGCATAAGACCAGAGTTGGAGGTGGTGGGGTTACTCAAGGTCTTGTGGACAAGATTCATGAGAGGTGGAAGGATTCGGAGATTGTTAGGCTGAAATTCGAAGGGGAAGCTGCACTTAACATGAAGAGGATGCATGAGCTACTGGAG AGAAAAACTGGTGGTCTCGTGGTTTGGAGGTCTGGCAACTCTGTTTCCTTGTACAGGGGTGTGAGCTATGAAGCTCCTTCAATACAACAGAACAAGTGGATATATAGGAAAAGAGGGAGTTCTTCAGTGCAACAGAACAAACAGATATATGGGAAAAGTGAGAATTCTTTTAAGTCTCTACCAGCACCACCTCATCGTTCATTGGAAAAGCATTCTGACATTGCTTCTAATTTTGGGACAATTTCACATTTGGAAAAAATGGAAGCTACTGAtgaccaaaaggaaaaaaatttgcTTCCAGAAGTTACTTACGAAGATGAAGTAGGCAAATTTTTGGATACTCTAGGCCCTAGATACACAGATTGGCCTGGGAGTGAGCTGTTGCCAGTTGATGCAGATATGCTTCCGGAAACTGTTCCTGGTTATGAGCCTCCCTTCAGAGTTCTTCCCTTTGGAGTGAGACCCTCGCTTGGTCAAACAGAGGCAACTTCTCTACGAAGGATTGCAAGGACCCTTCCTCCACATTTTGCATTAG GCAGAAACAGACAACTTCAAGGGTTAGCTACAGCCATGATTAAATTATGGGAAAAAAGTTCTATTGCAAAGGTGGCACTCAAACGCGGTGTGCCACTAACTACAAGCGAGAGAATGGCAGAAGATATCAAG AAATTGACAGGTGGTGTACTGCTCTCGAGGAATAAATATTTCTTGGTCTTTTATCGGGGAAAGAATTTTTTGTCAGCAAAAGTCACACAAGCCTTGAAGGAGAGGGAAAGAATGGCAAAAGCAATGCAAGATGAGGAAGAACAAGCAAGATTGAGAGCGTCATCTTTGATCTTACCAACAATTAATAATTCAGAGATATCTGCAGAGGCTGGGACCCTTGGTGAAACTTTGGATGCTGATGCAAAGTGGCGAAAGACCTTGGACGAACATCACAAACAAAAAATAATGAGAGAAGTAGAACTACGACGACATACCAAAGTCGTTAACAAGTTAGAACGGAATCTGTTTCTG GCTGAAAGAAAGGTAATGAGAGCTGAACGAGCCTTGATGAAAGTGGAGTCATCTTTGATGCCATCGGAACCCAAATCAGACCCTGAAAGCATAACTGACGAAGAGAGGTTTATGTTTCGCAAATTAGGATTGCGGATGAAAGCCTTCTTACTTCTTG GTAGACGTGGAGTTTTTGATGGTACCATTGAGAACATGCACCTGCACTGGAAATATAGGGAACTGGTTAAGATAATTGTGAAGGCTAAAACCTTTGATCAAGTGAAAAAGGTTGCATTGGCACTCGAAGCCGAGAGTGGAGGCATTTTAGTTTCGGTTGACAAAGTTTCAAAAGGATATGCTATAGTTGTTTACCGGGGAAAGGACTACCAGCGACCTTTAACTTTAAGACCAAAGAATCTTTTAACAAAGAGAAAGGCTCTGGCACGGTCAATTGAGCTCCAACGACGTGAG GCTCTCTTGAAGCATATTTCAAATCTGCAAAAGAAAGTGGAGAAGATAAGATCTGAAATA AAACAAGTGGAGACTGTAAAGGACCATGGAGATGAAGAATTGTATGACAAATTAGAATCTGCTTATGCTAGCAATGATGATGACTCCgag GTGGAAGATGGCGAGGAAGGAGATGAGGCATATCTTGAGACCTATAACAGTGAAAGCGACGGTGAAGACAATGAAAGTGATAATAATTTGTATACTTCAACTGAGAAATTTGCATCACAAAGTTAA
- the LOC107612909 gene encoding CRM-domain containing factor CFM3A, chloroplastic/mitochondrial isoform X2, translating into MALVPTCNLHHFFDSFNTTPKLHTLCFFRYSSYSFSSIHCSDKLTFCSTRNWVLCHSINGTIPSRNSSLFGVKNNIIFQCKGLCSDSWLKHWNEPSKYTRPKQPCALLDYQGSGNGHSSKSGFVSSDDDYDYDDRGGDGSSGGSTMDKIVGKLKKFGYVDDDKIEKQDRREERVIKKGSVEDIFYVEEGLLPNTRGRFSPESPFGIGNFVSDREVRFPWEKPMDKEKEEEEEERYNRRRESKTSLAELTLPESELRRLRHLTFEKKHKTRVGGGGVTQGLVDKIHERWKDSEIVRLKFEGEAALNMKRMHELLERKTGGLVVWRSGNSVSLYRGVSYEAPSIQQNKWIYRKRGSSSVQQNKQIYGKTTDDQKEKNLLPEVTYEDEVGKFLDTLGPRYTDWPGSELLPVDADMLPETVPGYEPPFRVLPFGVRPSLGQTEATSLRRIARTLPPHFALGRNRQLQGLATAMIKLWEKSSIAKVALKRGVPLTTSERMAEDIKKLTGGVLLSRNKYFLVFYRGKNFLSAKVTQALKERERMAKAMQDEEEQARLRASSLILPTINNSEISAEAGTLGETLDADAKWRKTLDEHHKQKIMREVELRRHTKVVNKLERNLFLAERKVMRAERALMKVESSLMPSEPKSDPESITDEERFMFRKLGLRMKAFLLLGRRGVFDGTIENMHLHWKYRELVKIIVKAKTFDQVKKVALALEAESGGILVSVDKVSKGYAIVVYRGKDYQRPLTLRPKNLLTKRKALARSIELQRREALLKHISNLQKKVEKIRSEIKQVETVKDHGDEELYDKLESAYASNDDDSEVEDGEEGDEAYLETYNSESDGEDNESDNNLYTSTEKFASQS; encoded by the exons ATGGCTCTTGTTCCCACTTGCAATCTTCACCATTTCTTTGATTCCTTCAACACTACCCCCAAGCTCCACACTCTTTGCTTCTTCAGGTActcttcttattctttttcttcaattcacTGCTCTGATAAGCTCACTTTCTGCTCAACACGGAACTGGGTCTTGTGCCATTCAATTAATGGAACAATACCCTCTAGGAATTCTAGTCTTTTTGGCgtgaaaaataatataatatttcaaTGTAAGGGTTTGTGTAGTGATAGTTGGTTGAAACATTGGAACGAGCCTAGCAAGTACACTCGTCCAAAACAGCCATGTGCTCTTTTGGATTATCAAGGTTCTGGAAATGGGCATTCATCAAAATCTGGTTTTGTGAGTtctgatgatgattatgattatgatgatAGAGGAGGTGATGGAAGCAGTGGTGGTAGTACTATGGATAAGATTGTGGGGAAATTGAAGAAATTTGGGTATGTTGATGATGATAAGATTGAGAAGCAAGATAGAAGGGAGGAGAGGGTAATAAAAAAAGGATCTGTGGAGGATATATTTTACGTGGAGGAAGGGCTATTGCCCAATACACGAGGCAGGTTTTCACCAGAGTCTCCATTTGGAATTGGAAACTTTGTGAGTGATAGGGAGGTGAGGTTTCCATGGGAGAAGCCAATGgataaagagaaagaagaagaagaagaagagaggtatAATCGAAGGAGGGAAAGTAAAACTTCTCTTGCAGAACTGACTCTTCCAGAGTCGGAATTGAGGAGGCTGAGGCACTTGACTTTCGAGAAGAAGCATAAGACCAGAGTTGGAGGTGGTGGGGTTACTCAAGGTCTTGTGGACAAGATTCATGAGAGGTGGAAGGATTCGGAGATTGTTAGGCTGAAATTCGAAGGGGAAGCTGCACTTAACATGAAGAGGATGCATGAGCTACTGGAG AGAAAAACTGGTGGTCTCGTGGTTTGGAGGTCTGGCAACTCTGTTTCCTTGTACAGGGGTGTGAGCTATGAAGCTCCTTCAATACAACAGAACAAGTGGATATATAGGAAAAGAGGGAGTTCTTCAGTGCAACAGAACAAACAGATATATGGGAAAA CTACTGAtgaccaaaaggaaaaaaatttgcTTCCAGAAGTTACTTACGAAGATGAAGTAGGCAAATTTTTGGATACTCTAGGCCCTAGATACACAGATTGGCCTGGGAGTGAGCTGTTGCCAGTTGATGCAGATATGCTTCCGGAAACTGTTCCTGGTTATGAGCCTCCCTTCAGAGTTCTTCCCTTTGGAGTGAGACCCTCGCTTGGTCAAACAGAGGCAACTTCTCTACGAAGGATTGCAAGGACCCTTCCTCCACATTTTGCATTAG GCAGAAACAGACAACTTCAAGGGTTAGCTACAGCCATGATTAAATTATGGGAAAAAAGTTCTATTGCAAAGGTGGCACTCAAACGCGGTGTGCCACTAACTACAAGCGAGAGAATGGCAGAAGATATCAAG AAATTGACAGGTGGTGTACTGCTCTCGAGGAATAAATATTTCTTGGTCTTTTATCGGGGAAAGAATTTTTTGTCAGCAAAAGTCACACAAGCCTTGAAGGAGAGGGAAAGAATGGCAAAAGCAATGCAAGATGAGGAAGAACAAGCAAGATTGAGAGCGTCATCTTTGATCTTACCAACAATTAATAATTCAGAGATATCTGCAGAGGCTGGGACCCTTGGTGAAACTTTGGATGCTGATGCAAAGTGGCGAAAGACCTTGGACGAACATCACAAACAAAAAATAATGAGAGAAGTAGAACTACGACGACATACCAAAGTCGTTAACAAGTTAGAACGGAATCTGTTTCTG GCTGAAAGAAAGGTAATGAGAGCTGAACGAGCCTTGATGAAAGTGGAGTCATCTTTGATGCCATCGGAACCCAAATCAGACCCTGAAAGCATAACTGACGAAGAGAGGTTTATGTTTCGCAAATTAGGATTGCGGATGAAAGCCTTCTTACTTCTTG GTAGACGTGGAGTTTTTGATGGTACCATTGAGAACATGCACCTGCACTGGAAATATAGGGAACTGGTTAAGATAATTGTGAAGGCTAAAACCTTTGATCAAGTGAAAAAGGTTGCATTGGCACTCGAAGCCGAGAGTGGAGGCATTTTAGTTTCGGTTGACAAAGTTTCAAAAGGATATGCTATAGTTGTTTACCGGGGAAAGGACTACCAGCGACCTTTAACTTTAAGACCAAAGAATCTTTTAACAAAGAGAAAGGCTCTGGCACGGTCAATTGAGCTCCAACGACGTGAG GCTCTCTTGAAGCATATTTCAAATCTGCAAAAGAAAGTGGAGAAGATAAGATCTGAAATA AAACAAGTGGAGACTGTAAAGGACCATGGAGATGAAGAATTGTATGACAAATTAGAATCTGCTTATGCTAGCAATGATGATGACTCCgag GTGGAAGATGGCGAGGAAGGAGATGAGGCATATCTTGAGACCTATAACAGTGAAAGCGACGGTGAAGACAATGAAAGTGATAATAATTTGTATACTTCAACTGAGAAATTTGCATCACAAAGTTAA
- the LOC107612909 gene encoding CRM-domain containing factor CFM3A, chloroplastic/mitochondrial isoform X3 translates to MALVPTCNLHHFFDSFNTTPKLHTLCFFSDSWLKHWNEPSKYTRPKQPCALLDYQGSGNGHSSKSGFVSSDDDYDYDDRGGDGSSGGSTMDKIVGKLKKFGYVDDDKIEKQDRREERVIKKGSVEDIFYVEEGLLPNTRGRFSPESPFGIGNFVSDREVRFPWEKPMDKEKEEEEEERYNRRRESKTSLAELTLPESELRRLRHLTFEKKHKTRVGGGGVTQGLVDKIHERWKDSEIVRLKFEGEAALNMKRMHELLERKTGGLVVWRSGNSVSLYRGVSYEAPSIQQNKWIYRKRGSSSVQQNKQIYGKSENSFKSLPAPPHRSLEKHSDIASNFGTISHLEKMEATDDQKEKNLLPEVTYEDEVGKFLDTLGPRYTDWPGSELLPVDADMLPETVPGYEPPFRVLPFGVRPSLGQTEATSLRRIARTLPPHFALGRNRQLQGLATAMIKLWEKSSIAKVALKRGVPLTTSERMAEDIKKLTGGVLLSRNKYFLVFYRGKNFLSAKVTQALKERERMAKAMQDEEEQARLRASSLILPTINNSEISAEAGTLGETLDADAKWRKTLDEHHKQKIMREVELRRHTKVVNKLERNLFLAERKVMRAERALMKVESSLMPSEPKSDPESITDEERFMFRKLGLRMKAFLLLGRRGVFDGTIENMHLHWKYRELVKIIVKAKTFDQVKKVALALEAESGGILVSVDKVSKGYAIVVYRGKDYQRPLTLRPKNLLTKRKALARSIELQRREALLKHISNLQKKVEKIRSEIKQVETVKDHGDEELYDKLESAYASNDDDSEVEDGEEGDEAYLETYNSESDGEDNESDNNLYTSTEKFASQS, encoded by the exons ATGGCTCTTGTTCCCACTTGCAATCTTCACCATTTCTTTGATTCCTTCAACACTACCCCCAAGCTCCACACTCTTTGCTTCTTCAG TGATAGTTGGTTGAAACATTGGAACGAGCCTAGCAAGTACACTCGTCCAAAACAGCCATGTGCTCTTTTGGATTATCAAGGTTCTGGAAATGGGCATTCATCAAAATCTGGTTTTGTGAGTtctgatgatgattatgattatgatgatAGAGGAGGTGATGGAAGCAGTGGTGGTAGTACTATGGATAAGATTGTGGGGAAATTGAAGAAATTTGGGTATGTTGATGATGATAAGATTGAGAAGCAAGATAGAAGGGAGGAGAGGGTAATAAAAAAAGGATCTGTGGAGGATATATTTTACGTGGAGGAAGGGCTATTGCCCAATACACGAGGCAGGTTTTCACCAGAGTCTCCATTTGGAATTGGAAACTTTGTGAGTGATAGGGAGGTGAGGTTTCCATGGGAGAAGCCAATGgataaagagaaagaagaagaagaagaagagaggtatAATCGAAGGAGGGAAAGTAAAACTTCTCTTGCAGAACTGACTCTTCCAGAGTCGGAATTGAGGAGGCTGAGGCACTTGACTTTCGAGAAGAAGCATAAGACCAGAGTTGGAGGTGGTGGGGTTACTCAAGGTCTTGTGGACAAGATTCATGAGAGGTGGAAGGATTCGGAGATTGTTAGGCTGAAATTCGAAGGGGAAGCTGCACTTAACATGAAGAGGATGCATGAGCTACTGGAG AGAAAAACTGGTGGTCTCGTGGTTTGGAGGTCTGGCAACTCTGTTTCCTTGTACAGGGGTGTGAGCTATGAAGCTCCTTCAATACAACAGAACAAGTGGATATATAGGAAAAGAGGGAGTTCTTCAGTGCAACAGAACAAACAGATATATGGGAAAAGTGAGAATTCTTTTAAGTCTCTACCAGCACCACCTCATCGTTCATTGGAAAAGCATTCTGACATTGCTTCTAATTTTGGGACAATTTCACATTTGGAAAAAATGGAAGCTACTGAtgaccaaaaggaaaaaaatttgcTTCCAGAAGTTACTTACGAAGATGAAGTAGGCAAATTTTTGGATACTCTAGGCCCTAGATACACAGATTGGCCTGGGAGTGAGCTGTTGCCAGTTGATGCAGATATGCTTCCGGAAACTGTTCCTGGTTATGAGCCTCCCTTCAGAGTTCTTCCCTTTGGAGTGAGACCCTCGCTTGGTCAAACAGAGGCAACTTCTCTACGAAGGATTGCAAGGACCCTTCCTCCACATTTTGCATTAG GCAGAAACAGACAACTTCAAGGGTTAGCTACAGCCATGATTAAATTATGGGAAAAAAGTTCTATTGCAAAGGTGGCACTCAAACGCGGTGTGCCACTAACTACAAGCGAGAGAATGGCAGAAGATATCAAG AAATTGACAGGTGGTGTACTGCTCTCGAGGAATAAATATTTCTTGGTCTTTTATCGGGGAAAGAATTTTTTGTCAGCAAAAGTCACACAAGCCTTGAAGGAGAGGGAAAGAATGGCAAAAGCAATGCAAGATGAGGAAGAACAAGCAAGATTGAGAGCGTCATCTTTGATCTTACCAACAATTAATAATTCAGAGATATCTGCAGAGGCTGGGACCCTTGGTGAAACTTTGGATGCTGATGCAAAGTGGCGAAAGACCTTGGACGAACATCACAAACAAAAAATAATGAGAGAAGTAGAACTACGACGACATACCAAAGTCGTTAACAAGTTAGAACGGAATCTGTTTCTG GCTGAAAGAAAGGTAATGAGAGCTGAACGAGCCTTGATGAAAGTGGAGTCATCTTTGATGCCATCGGAACCCAAATCAGACCCTGAAAGCATAACTGACGAAGAGAGGTTTATGTTTCGCAAATTAGGATTGCGGATGAAAGCCTTCTTACTTCTTG GTAGACGTGGAGTTTTTGATGGTACCATTGAGAACATGCACCTGCACTGGAAATATAGGGAACTGGTTAAGATAATTGTGAAGGCTAAAACCTTTGATCAAGTGAAAAAGGTTGCATTGGCACTCGAAGCCGAGAGTGGAGGCATTTTAGTTTCGGTTGACAAAGTTTCAAAAGGATATGCTATAGTTGTTTACCGGGGAAAGGACTACCAGCGACCTTTAACTTTAAGACCAAAGAATCTTTTAACAAAGAGAAAGGCTCTGGCACGGTCAATTGAGCTCCAACGACGTGAG GCTCTCTTGAAGCATATTTCAAATCTGCAAAAGAAAGTGGAGAAGATAAGATCTGAAATA AAACAAGTGGAGACTGTAAAGGACCATGGAGATGAAGAATTGTATGACAAATTAGAATCTGCTTATGCTAGCAATGATGATGACTCCgag GTGGAAGATGGCGAGGAAGGAGATGAGGCATATCTTGAGACCTATAACAGTGAAAGCGACGGTGAAGACAATGAAAGTGATAATAATTTGTATACTTCAACTGAGAAATTTGCATCACAAAGTTAA
- the LOC107612909 gene encoding CRM-domain containing factor CFM3A, chloroplastic/mitochondrial isoform X4 produces MDKIVGKLKKFGYVDDDKIEKQDRREERVIKKGSVEDIFYVEEGLLPNTRGRFSPESPFGIGNFVSDREVRFPWEKPMDKEKEEEEEERYNRRRESKTSLAELTLPESELRRLRHLTFEKKHKTRVGGGGVTQGLVDKIHERWKDSEIVRLKFEGEAALNMKRMHELLERKTGGLVVWRSGNSVSLYRGVSYEAPSIQQNKWIYRKRGSSSVQQNKQIYGKSENSFKSLPAPPHRSLEKHSDIASNFGTISHLEKMEATDDQKEKNLLPEVTYEDEVGKFLDTLGPRYTDWPGSELLPVDADMLPETVPGYEPPFRVLPFGVRPSLGQTEATSLRRIARTLPPHFALGRNRQLQGLATAMIKLWEKSSIAKVALKRGVPLTTSERMAEDIKKLTGGVLLSRNKYFLVFYRGKNFLSAKVTQALKERERMAKAMQDEEEQARLRASSLILPTINNSEISAEAGTLGETLDADAKWRKTLDEHHKQKIMREVELRRHTKVVNKLERNLFLAERKVMRAERALMKVESSLMPSEPKSDPESITDEERFMFRKLGLRMKAFLLLGRRGVFDGTIENMHLHWKYRELVKIIVKAKTFDQVKKVALALEAESGGILVSVDKVSKGYAIVVYRGKDYQRPLTLRPKNLLTKRKALARSIELQRREALLKHISNLQKKVEKIRSEIKQVETVKDHGDEELYDKLESAYASNDDDSEVEDGEEGDEAYLETYNSESDGEDNESDNNLYTSTEKFASQS; encoded by the exons ATGGATAAGATTGTGGGGAAATTGAAGAAATTTGGGTATGTTGATGATGATAAGATTGAGAAGCAAGATAGAAGGGAGGAGAGGGTAATAAAAAAAGGATCTGTGGAGGATATATTTTACGTGGAGGAAGGGCTATTGCCCAATACACGAGGCAGGTTTTCACCAGAGTCTCCATTTGGAATTGGAAACTTTGTGAGTGATAGGGAGGTGAGGTTTCCATGGGAGAAGCCAATGgataaagagaaagaagaagaagaagaagagaggtatAATCGAAGGAGGGAAAGTAAAACTTCTCTTGCAGAACTGACTCTTCCAGAGTCGGAATTGAGGAGGCTGAGGCACTTGACTTTCGAGAAGAAGCATAAGACCAGAGTTGGAGGTGGTGGGGTTACTCAAGGTCTTGTGGACAAGATTCATGAGAGGTGGAAGGATTCGGAGATTGTTAGGCTGAAATTCGAAGGGGAAGCTGCACTTAACATGAAGAGGATGCATGAGCTACTGGAG AGAAAAACTGGTGGTCTCGTGGTTTGGAGGTCTGGCAACTCTGTTTCCTTGTACAGGGGTGTGAGCTATGAAGCTCCTTCAATACAACAGAACAAGTGGATATATAGGAAAAGAGGGAGTTCTTCAGTGCAACAGAACAAACAGATATATGGGAAAAGTGAGAATTCTTTTAAGTCTCTACCAGCACCACCTCATCGTTCATTGGAAAAGCATTCTGACATTGCTTCTAATTTTGGGACAATTTCACATTTGGAAAAAATGGAAGCTACTGAtgaccaaaaggaaaaaaatttgcTTCCAGAAGTTACTTACGAAGATGAAGTAGGCAAATTTTTGGATACTCTAGGCCCTAGATACACAGATTGGCCTGGGAGTGAGCTGTTGCCAGTTGATGCAGATATGCTTCCGGAAACTGTTCCTGGTTATGAGCCTCCCTTCAGAGTTCTTCCCTTTGGAGTGAGACCCTCGCTTGGTCAAACAGAGGCAACTTCTCTACGAAGGATTGCAAGGACCCTTCCTCCACATTTTGCATTAG GCAGAAACAGACAACTTCAAGGGTTAGCTACAGCCATGATTAAATTATGGGAAAAAAGTTCTATTGCAAAGGTGGCACTCAAACGCGGTGTGCCACTAACTACAAGCGAGAGAATGGCAGAAGATATCAAG AAATTGACAGGTGGTGTACTGCTCTCGAGGAATAAATATTTCTTGGTCTTTTATCGGGGAAAGAATTTTTTGTCAGCAAAAGTCACACAAGCCTTGAAGGAGAGGGAAAGAATGGCAAAAGCAATGCAAGATGAGGAAGAACAAGCAAGATTGAGAGCGTCATCTTTGATCTTACCAACAATTAATAATTCAGAGATATCTGCAGAGGCTGGGACCCTTGGTGAAACTTTGGATGCTGATGCAAAGTGGCGAAAGACCTTGGACGAACATCACAAACAAAAAATAATGAGAGAAGTAGAACTACGACGACATACCAAAGTCGTTAACAAGTTAGAACGGAATCTGTTTCTG GCTGAAAGAAAGGTAATGAGAGCTGAACGAGCCTTGATGAAAGTGGAGTCATCTTTGATGCCATCGGAACCCAAATCAGACCCTGAAAGCATAACTGACGAAGAGAGGTTTATGTTTCGCAAATTAGGATTGCGGATGAAAGCCTTCTTACTTCTTG GTAGACGTGGAGTTTTTGATGGTACCATTGAGAACATGCACCTGCACTGGAAATATAGGGAACTGGTTAAGATAATTGTGAAGGCTAAAACCTTTGATCAAGTGAAAAAGGTTGCATTGGCACTCGAAGCCGAGAGTGGAGGCATTTTAGTTTCGGTTGACAAAGTTTCAAAAGGATATGCTATAGTTGTTTACCGGGGAAAGGACTACCAGCGACCTTTAACTTTAAGACCAAAGAATCTTTTAACAAAGAGAAAGGCTCTGGCACGGTCAATTGAGCTCCAACGACGTGAG GCTCTCTTGAAGCATATTTCAAATCTGCAAAAGAAAGTGGAGAAGATAAGATCTGAAATA AAACAAGTGGAGACTGTAAAGGACCATGGAGATGAAGAATTGTATGACAAATTAGAATCTGCTTATGCTAGCAATGATGATGACTCCgag GTGGAAGATGGCGAGGAAGGAGATGAGGCATATCTTGAGACCTATAACAGTGAAAGCGACGGTGAAGACAATGAAAGTGATAATAATTTGTATACTTCAACTGAGAAATTTGCATCACAAAGTTAA